The following are from one region of the Treponema denticola genome:
- the rplL gene encoding 50S ribosomal protein L7/L12: MAALTNEQIIEAIGEKTILELSELIKAMEEKFGVTAAAPVAVVAGGAAGGGAAEEEKTEFTVTLKGLSDPGKKIGVIKEVRNVIPGLGLKEAKELVEGAPKVLKEDVSKEEAAKIKEAITAAGGEVEIA, encoded by the coding sequence ATGGCAGCATTAACAAATGAACAAATTATTGAAGCAATCGGCGAAAAAACGATTCTCGAACTTTCCGAGCTTATCAAGGCTATGGAAGAAAAATTCGGTGTAACAGCCGCTGCTCCCGTTGCAGTAGTTGCAGGCGGAGCTGCAGGAGGCGGAGCCGCTGAAGAAGAGAAGACAGAATTCACTGTTACTCTTAAAGGTCTTTCCGATCCCGGTAAAAAGATCGGTGTTATTAAAGAAGTTCGAAACGTTATTCCCGGCCTCGGCTTGAAGGAAGCTAAAGAGCTTGTTGAAGGAGCTCCGAAAGTCCTTAAAGAAGATGTTTCTAAAGAAGAAGCAGCCAAGATTAAGGAAGCTATTACAGCCGCCGGCGGTGAAGTTGAAATTGCTTAA
- a CDS encoding ABC transporter permease yields the protein MKFINNSFIKAWMNRKYRLWILLFGVFSFLVVYIKYLIKKITKSSSAMNQYGKIIASVNEELQNTNMMENLLKESYEQVVRKNEYFKKVMSEAEILKEAEKNAKKRYNELYHEKINYLCEHNSVKKITFLDFFLDTLKNPVFLILSIIISFPMYVLLYIYTRPIQKYILERLFMMVFVIFGVTFMVFTILYFSPMDPAVNILGQTATPEQVEEFNRVYGLNASYFSRLFTTFKSLITFDLGITYVGNMSVSTEIATKFPITLTIAFCSVFIAVLIAIPAGIMSAIKQYSSFDYTFMFFALIGLSIPNFWLALLLILQFSIKMSWLPATYIVGNWQSLIMPAVVLGTGMSATVARMTRSSMLEVKHSDYILTARAKGLSPYRVTIKHILGNAMIPIITVIGLQFGALLGGSAVTEKSFNIRGLGSFIVDRQFIPDVPVVLAGVVYIAVVISVVNLMVDILYAMLDPRIKSKIKNS from the coding sequence ATGAAATTTATTAATAATAGCTTTATTAAAGCTTGGATGAACCGTAAGTATAGACTGTGGATTCTTTTGTTTGGTGTGTTTTCTTTTTTAGTTGTATACATCAAATATTTGATAAAAAAAATTACTAAATCTTCTTCTGCAATGAATCAATATGGTAAGATTATTGCGAGTGTAAATGAAGAACTTCAAAATACCAATATGATGGAAAATTTGTTAAAAGAGTCTTATGAACAGGTAGTCCGTAAGAATGAGTATTTTAAGAAAGTTATGTCTGAAGCTGAGATATTAAAAGAAGCTGAAAAAAATGCAAAAAAAAGATATAATGAGTTGTATCATGAGAAAATAAATTATCTTTGTGAACATAATTCAGTGAAGAAGATAACATTTTTAGATTTTTTTCTTGATACACTTAAAAATCCTGTATTTCTAATCCTTTCCATTATCATTTCTTTTCCAATGTATGTGCTTCTCTATATATATACTAGACCAATTCAAAAGTATATTTTAGAAAGATTATTTATGATGGTATTTGTGATTTTTGGAGTTACTTTTATGGTCTTTACTATACTGTATTTCTCTCCTATGGATCCTGCGGTAAATATTTTAGGTCAAACGGCAACTCCGGAACAAGTTGAAGAGTTTAATAGAGTATATGGTTTAAATGCATCATATTTTTCAAGACTATTTACAACTTTTAAATCGCTTATAACTTTTGATTTGGGTATCACATATGTTGGAAATATGTCTGTTTCTACTGAAATTGCAACAAAATTTCCTATAACATTGACTATAGCATTTTGCTCTGTTTTCATTGCTGTATTAATAGCTATACCGGCAGGAATTATGTCTGCTATAAAACAATATTCTTCTTTTGATTATACATTCATGTTTTTTGCATTGATAGGCTTATCTATACCTAATTTTTGGCTTGCCCTATTATTAATTTTGCAATTCTCTATAAAAATGAGCTGGCTTCCGGCAACATATATTGTGGGTAATTGGCAGTCTTTAATAATGCCTGCAGTAGTACTAGGTACTGGAATGAGTGCTACAGTTGCAAGAATGACCCGTTCATCTATGTTAGAGGTTAAGCATTCCGATTATATATTAACGGCAAGAGCAAAAGGTTTATCTCCCTATAGGGTAACAATAAAGCATATTTTAGGAAATGCAATGATTCCGATTATAACGGTTATAGGGCTTCAATTTGGTGCCCTATTAGGCGGTTCAGCCGTTACCGAAAAAAGTTTTAATATACGCGGTCTTGGTAGTTTCATTGTTGATAGGCAGTTTATACCTGATGTTCCTGTTGTATTAGCTGGAGTCGTATATATTGCTGTTGTTATCAGTGTTGTGAATTTAATGGTTGATATACTATATGCAATGTTGGATCCTAGGATAAAATCAAAAATAAAAAATTCATAA
- the rpoC gene encoding DNA-directed RNA polymerase subunit beta' has translation MRDIQDFDSLMIRLASPDTIKAWSYGEVKKPETINYRTLRPERDGLFCERIFGTTKEWECFCGKFKSIRYKGVICDRCGVEVTHFKVRRERMGHIELAAPVSHIWYYRSVPSRMGLLLNLQVAALRSVLYYEKYIVIDANDTDLEPMQLLTEDEYRDAHERYGAAFTAGMGAGAIKTLLQNINLDELAAQLRAKMIEKGAKSDQRLLRRIEIVENFRASGNKPEWMILDVIPVIPPDLRPMVQLDGGRFATSDLNDLYRRVIHRNSRLSKLMELKAPDIIIRNEKRMLQEAVDALFDNSKRKKAIKGASNRPLKSISDLLKGKQGRFRQNLLGKRVDYSGRSVIVVGPELKLWQCGLPTKMALELFKPFIMKKLVQKEVVSNIKKAKLLVEQEAAEVFAVLDEVVSEHPVLLNRAPTLHRLGIQAFEPVLVEGKAIRLHPLVCKAFNADFDGDQMAIHVPLTQAAQMECWTLMLSARNLLDPANGKTIVFPTQDMVLGLYYLTKERALAEGKKERRYSSVAEVLMAAECHAVGWQEPVLIDYETEPGKIETVRTTPGRILFNEEMPEGVPFTNYALNDKKIRKLIENVFKDKGPWLAVQLLDKLKAVGYKYATYFGATLSMEDMIIPPEKAGMLEKANKEVLEIYNQYKGGHITQEERYNRVVDVWQKTNSNLKEILMKRLQEDKGGFNTIHMMETSGARGSKDQINQLAGMRGLMSKPTGDIIELPIRSNFKEGLNVMEFFISTNGARKGLTDTALKTSDAGYLTRRLVDIAQNVVVNEEDCGTINGIEYAAIKRGDEIRESLSERIAGKYTLERVIHPITGELLIDVNEYITDETAKKIEEAGVETVKLRTVLTCESKHGVCVKCYGRDLARNRIVRIGEAVGIIAAQSIGQPGTQLTMRTFHEGGTASKNVEENRIVFNDYSIIVRGIKGSYVTLKNGHFLFTRKGEFTFSRVLNEYALKKGETALVSTGTRVVKGNPLYTLKNGKEVLSENIAIAEVRDNIIYLTGQEQTIEIRNGSEVVVKENDVIKAGETVGTFDPFADPILAEYDGFVRFEDILPGTTLKEEADEETGVVEKRISDAHFDKMQPRIFISDESGNTVGEDSYFLPGGAQLLVEEGQEIKAGAILAKIAKESVKTKDITGGLPRVSELLEARRPKSPAVLAAIAGVVTIKKGLLKGKRTIMVRDEYGHDVKHLVPIGKRMLVRDGDTVKAGEPLCDGSFDPHDILNILGENALQNYLMKEIKEVYDAQGVTINDKHVGIIVRQMLRKVKIVSVGDTKFIFDQQIDKYRFHEENKRVKEEGGQPAVARPMFQGITKAALNIDSFISAASFQETTKVLTNAAIAGSSDELRGLKENVIIGHLIPAGTGMKQYRDIKLFDKNKSDLDVQMNEILERRRLEAEAAQALEEKELIEEENFLDDL, from the coding sequence ATGAGAGATATACAGGATTTTGACAGCTTGATGATAAGGCTTGCTTCACCCGACACTATAAAGGCTTGGTCCTATGGGGAAGTAAAAAAGCCTGAAACAATCAATTACCGAACCTTGCGTCCGGAGAGGGACGGTTTGTTTTGCGAAAGAATATTCGGAACCACAAAGGAATGGGAATGTTTTTGCGGAAAGTTTAAATCAATCCGTTATAAGGGCGTTATCTGCGACCGCTGCGGTGTTGAGGTTACTCACTTTAAGGTACGCCGTGAACGCATGGGACACATAGAACTTGCAGCTCCCGTTTCTCATATTTGGTATTACCGCTCGGTACCTAGCCGAATGGGACTTTTGCTTAACCTACAGGTTGCAGCCCTCAGGTCTGTTTTATACTACGAAAAATACATCGTTATAGATGCAAACGATACCGACTTGGAACCCATGCAGCTTTTAACCGAAGATGAGTACAGGGATGCTCATGAACGCTATGGAGCTGCCTTTACCGCAGGTATGGGAGCTGGGGCTATTAAAACCCTTCTTCAAAATATAAACTTGGATGAGCTTGCAGCCCAGCTTCGTGCTAAAATGATTGAAAAAGGTGCAAAAAGCGATCAACGCCTTTTGCGCAGAATCGAAATAGTTGAAAATTTCAGGGCATCGGGCAACAAACCCGAATGGATGATTCTTGATGTTATTCCGGTTATTCCTCCGGATTTGCGCCCCATGGTTCAGCTTGACGGAGGCCGCTTTGCAACCTCCGACCTCAATGACTTGTATCGAAGGGTTATTCACAGAAACAGCCGTTTGAGTAAGCTCATGGAACTAAAGGCCCCCGATATTATTATCAGAAACGAAAAGAGAATGCTCCAAGAAGCGGTCGATGCCTTGTTCGATAACTCAAAGCGCAAAAAGGCCATTAAAGGAGCTTCAAACAGACCTCTAAAATCGATTTCCGATCTTTTAAAGGGAAAGCAGGGAAGATTCCGCCAAAACCTCTTAGGTAAGCGTGTCGACTATTCAGGCCGATCCGTTATTGTTGTAGGCCCCGAGCTCAAGCTTTGGCAGTGCGGTCTGCCCACTAAGATGGCCTTGGAGCTGTTTAAGCCTTTTATAATGAAAAAACTTGTTCAAAAGGAAGTTGTTTCCAATATTAAAAAGGCAAAACTCCTCGTAGAACAGGAAGCTGCCGAAGTTTTTGCAGTCCTTGACGAGGTTGTAAGCGAACATCCTGTTCTTTTAAACCGTGCTCCGACCCTCCACAGGCTTGGTATTCAGGCCTTTGAACCCGTTTTGGTAGAAGGAAAGGCTATCCGCCTCCATCCTCTTGTATGTAAGGCCTTTAACGCCGACTTTGACGGAGACCAGATGGCTATCCACGTTCCGCTCACTCAGGCGGCTCAAATGGAGTGCTGGACTTTGATGCTTTCAGCCCGAAACCTTCTCGACCCTGCAAACGGAAAAACAATAGTTTTCCCGACACAGGACATGGTTCTAGGTCTTTACTATCTTACAAAGGAAAGAGCCTTGGCTGAAGGTAAAAAAGAGCGCCGATATTCTTCCGTTGCAGAAGTTTTGATGGCCGCAGAATGTCATGCCGTAGGCTGGCAGGAACCCGTTTTAATCGACTATGAAACGGAACCCGGTAAGATTGAAACCGTAAGAACTACACCGGGAAGGATTCTATTTAATGAGGAAATGCCCGAAGGCGTTCCCTTTACAAATTATGCTTTAAACGATAAAAAAATACGAAAACTGATAGAGAACGTCTTTAAGGATAAGGGCCCGTGGCTGGCTGTTCAGCTTTTGGACAAGCTCAAGGCTGTCGGCTATAAGTATGCTACATATTTCGGTGCAACTTTGAGTATGGAAGACATGATTATTCCTCCTGAAAAGGCCGGAATGCTCGAAAAGGCCAACAAAGAGGTTTTGGAAATCTATAACCAGTATAAGGGCGGCCACATTACCCAAGAAGAACGCTATAACCGTGTAGTTGACGTTTGGCAGAAGACAAACTCCAATCTTAAAGAAATTCTTATGAAACGTCTGCAAGAAGACAAGGGTGGGTTTAACACGATTCACATGATGGAAACTTCGGGTGCTCGAGGTTCTAAGGATCAGATAAATCAGCTTGCCGGAATGCGAGGTCTTATGTCCAAGCCTACGGGAGACATCATCGAACTTCCGATTAGATCGAACTTTAAAGAAGGCTTAAACGTTATGGAATTCTTTATTTCGACTAACGGTGCCCGAAAAGGTTTGACCGATACGGCTCTTAAAACCTCTGACGCAGGTTACCTGACCCGCCGTCTTGTTGATATTGCCCAAAACGTAGTTGTAAACGAAGAAGACTGCGGTACCATCAACGGTATAGAATATGCCGCAATTAAACGCGGAGACGAAATCCGTGAATCTTTGAGCGAGCGTATTGCCGGAAAATACACTCTGGAAAGGGTTATTCACCCAATTACGGGAGAGCTTCTCATAGATGTAAACGAGTATATTACCGATGAGACAGCTAAGAAGATAGAAGAAGCCGGTGTTGAAACCGTTAAGCTCCGCACCGTTTTAACCTGCGAATCCAAGCACGGTGTTTGCGTAAAATGTTACGGACGGGATCTTGCCCGAAACAGAATTGTCCGAATAGGGGAGGCTGTAGGTATTATCGCAGCCCAGTCCATCGGTCAGCCCGGTACACAGCTTACGATGCGTACCTTCCACGAGGGCGGTACGGCTTCTAAAAACGTTGAAGAGAACAGGATCGTATTTAACGACTATTCTATCATCGTTCGCGGTATAAAGGGTTCTTATGTAACGCTTAAAAACGGACACTTCCTCTTTACAAGAAAAGGCGAGTTTACCTTCAGCAGGGTATTGAATGAGTATGCTCTTAAAAAAGGTGAAACAGCCCTTGTAAGTACAGGCACAAGGGTAGTAAAGGGTAACCCTCTTTATACATTAAAGAACGGAAAGGAAGTGCTTTCGGAAAATATAGCCATTGCCGAAGTCAGAGATAATATTATCTATTTGACAGGTCAAGAGCAGACAATAGAGATAAGAAACGGTTCCGAGGTTGTAGTAAAAGAAAATGATGTTATAAAGGCCGGAGAAACGGTAGGTACTTTCGACCCCTTCGCCGATCCCATTTTGGCGGAATATGACGGCTTTGTCCGCTTTGAAGATATTCTTCCCGGTACAACCTTAAAAGAAGAAGCCGATGAGGAAACGGGGGTTGTCGAAAAGCGAATAAGCGATGCCCACTTCGATAAGATGCAGCCCCGCATCTTTATCTCAGATGAATCGGGTAACACCGTAGGTGAGGACTCTTACTTCCTCCCCGGAGGAGCTCAGCTCTTGGTTGAAGAAGGTCAGGAAATTAAGGCCGGTGCAATCCTTGCAAAGATAGCAAAAGAGTCGGTAAAGACAAAGGATATTACCGGAGGTCTTCCGCGAGTTTCGGAGCTCCTTGAAGCCCGCAGACCAAAGTCGCCTGCCGTTCTTGCCGCTATTGCCGGTGTTGTTACCATAAAGAAAGGCTTGCTCAAGGGCAAGAGAACTATTATGGTTCGTGACGAATACGGTCATGATGTAAAGCACTTGGTTCCTATCGGAAAGAGAATGCTTGTCCGTGACGGAGATACGGTAAAAGCCGGCGAGCCCTTGTGTGACGGCAGCTTTGATCCGCACGATATTTTAAATATCCTCGGTGAAAATGCCCTTCAAAACTACTTGATGAAGGAAATCAAGGAAGTTTATGATGCTCAGGGCGTTACCATCAACGATAAACACGTAGGTATAATCGTACGTCAGATGCTCCGAAAGGTAAAGATTGTTTCGGTTGGAGATACCAAGTTTATCTTTGACCAGCAGATAGATAAATACCGCTTCCATGAGGAAAATAAGAGGGTTAAGGAAGAAGGCGGTCAGCCTGCAGTTGCCCGACCTATGTTCCAAGGAATTACAAAGGCAGCCTTAAACATCGACTCCTTTATTTCGGCTGCTTCTTTCCAAGAAACCACAAAGGTTCTTACAAATGCCGCTATTGCAGGTTCTTCGGATGAGCTTCGCGGCCTAAAAGAGAACGTAATTATCGGACATCTTATTCCTGCCGGAACAGGTATGAAGCAGTACCGAGATATTAAACTTTTCGATAAAAACAAGAGTGACTTGGATGTTCAGATGAACGAAATCCTTGAACGCCGCAGACTTGAAGCCGAAGCTGCTCAAGCTCTCGAAGAAAAAGAACTTATCGAAGAAGAAAACTTTTTGGATGATCTCTAA
- the rpoB gene encoding DNA-directed RNA polymerase subunit beta, with protein MFARGQKIDRRYYGKDVPNFMELPNLIDIQIQSYNKFLNKEKKTDETEIEGLESVFHTTFPIESTNEDMALQYLSYSLDYDSIKFSEIECKQKGLTYSVPLKAEIDLFFKETKEIRRKNIYMGDIPLMTERGTFIINGAERVVVSQIHRSPGVIFSHEKGVYSSRIIPYRGTWLEFEIDQKKELIYAKLDSKKRILGTIFLRALGYDTREKIIDLFYKTKTAKISPDRTEYEELIGQVLARDVYVKGEDGEKRKMHQAGEKIHPHNIDDLIQNDVKKITIIDFKGKDSLDSQIIINCFEREEIKYTPDPAVNDEPTVEDALNAVYSVIRPGDPITYENAKEDLHNMFFTARRYDIGKVGRYKLNKKFDYSDDVKGTTLIEEDIFKTMKFLIKVYIGEESIDDIDHLGNRRIRSVGEIMTDVLKKAFSRMERIARDRMSSKEMDTIKPQDLISIKPIVAAIKEFFGASQLSQFMDQVNPLAELTHKRRLNALGPGGLSRDRAGFEVREVHYTHYGRMCPIETPEGPNIGLIVSMANYARVNEYGFLEAPYVKVVNGVATREIEYLSAMDEDKYFIGQVSSAIGKDGKINTDQVSCRKLGDYTSISPKDIQYMDVSPKQIISVSASLIPFLEHDDANRALMGSNMQRQAVPLVFPEPPRVGTGMEKKCAYDSGVLIKAKRSGKVEFVSSDTIIIAPEKGKNKEDKDEYTLLKYQRTNQETCYHQRPIVNVGDTVKAGQPIADGPATYNGELALGRNILVGFVPWNGYNYEDAILISRRVVKEDMFTSIHIKELSTDVRETKLGAEKMTCDIPNKSEKSLDDLDSEGIIRIGSKVKPGDILVGKVTPKSESDTTPEFKLLNSIFGEKAKEVRDTSLRVPHGTEGTVIDVQRLKRDQGDDLSPGVDEVVKVLIATKRKLREGDKMAGRHGNKGLVARILPEEDMPYMEDGTPLDICLNPLGVPSRMNIGQILESELGLAGLKLNEWYESPVFESPSMEQIEAKLKEAGYPTSSKVKLRDGLTGRLFENEVFVGVIYFLKLAHLVDDKMHARSTGPYSLVTQQPLGGKAQFGGQRLGEMEVWALEAYGAANTLQELITIKSDDMHGRSKIYESIVKGEPSSSAGIPESFNVLVQELRGLALDFTIYDAKGQQIPLTERDEELIKREKTSTNF; from the coding sequence ATGTTTGCAAGAGGTCAAAAAATAGATCGAAGGTATTACGGTAAGGATGTTCCGAATTTTATGGAGCTTCCTAATCTCATCGATATTCAGATTCAATCTTACAATAAATTTTTAAACAAAGAAAAAAAGACAGATGAGACCGAGATTGAGGGCTTAGAATCGGTATTCCATACAACTTTTCCTATTGAAAGTACAAATGAAGACATGGCTTTGCAATATCTATCCTATTCTCTCGATTATGATAGTATTAAATTTTCTGAAATTGAATGCAAACAAAAGGGACTTACTTATTCCGTCCCTTTAAAAGCCGAAATAGACTTATTTTTTAAAGAAACTAAGGAAATTCGCCGCAAAAACATCTATATGGGCGATATTCCTCTGATGACGGAAAGAGGAACCTTTATTATAAACGGAGCGGAAAGGGTTGTAGTTTCTCAGATTCACCGCTCGCCTGGTGTTATCTTTTCGCATGAAAAGGGTGTTTACTCAAGCCGCATTATTCCATACCGAGGAACATGGCTTGAATTCGAAATAGATCAGAAAAAAGAGCTTATCTACGCAAAGCTTGACAGTAAAAAGCGAATTTTAGGTACGATATTTTTACGTGCTCTCGGATATGACACAAGAGAAAAAATTATCGACCTTTTCTATAAAACAAAGACAGCCAAAATATCTCCGGATAGGACAGAGTATGAAGAATTAATCGGTCAGGTACTGGCCAGGGATGTCTATGTAAAGGGTGAAGACGGCGAAAAGCGTAAAATGCATCAAGCCGGCGAAAAAATTCATCCCCACAACATCGACGATTTAATTCAAAATGACGTTAAAAAGATAACGATAATCGACTTTAAGGGAAAAGATTCTTTGGATTCTCAGATTATCATCAACTGTTTTGAAAGAGAAGAAATCAAGTATACTCCCGATCCGGCCGTAAACGATGAGCCCACCGTTGAAGATGCCCTAAACGCAGTCTACAGCGTTATCCGTCCGGGAGATCCTATTACCTACGAAAATGCAAAAGAAGACCTGCACAATATGTTTTTTACTGCAAGAAGGTACGATATAGGTAAGGTCGGCCGATATAAATTAAACAAAAAATTCGACTATTCCGATGACGTTAAAGGTACAACCTTAATCGAAGAAGATATATTTAAGACAATGAAATTTTTGATCAAGGTTTACATAGGTGAAGAAAGTATTGACGATATCGACCACCTAGGCAATAGGCGAATTAGGTCAGTCGGCGAAATTATGACCGATGTTCTAAAAAAAGCCTTTTCCAGAATGGAGCGTATTGCCCGTGACAGGATGAGTTCGAAGGAAATGGATACCATTAAACCTCAGGACTTAATTTCCATTAAGCCCATTGTTGCGGCTATTAAGGAATTCTTCGGAGCAAGCCAGTTGTCCCAGTTCATGGATCAGGTAAACCCCTTGGCCGAGCTTACTCATAAGCGCCGTCTTAATGCCTTAGGCCCGGGCGGTCTTTCGCGTGACAGGGCGGGCTTTGAGGTACGAGAAGTTCACTATACCCATTATGGAAGAATGTGCCCGATCGAGACCCCTGAAGGCCCGAACATTGGTCTTATCGTTTCTATGGCAAACTATGCTCGTGTAAACGAATACGGCTTTTTGGAGGCACCCTATGTAAAGGTTGTAAACGGGGTTGCTACCCGCGAAATCGAGTACCTGTCTGCAATGGATGAAGACAAATATTTTATCGGACAGGTTTCTTCCGCTATCGGAAAGGACGGAAAGATCAATACGGATCAAGTTTCGTGCCGAAAACTTGGAGACTATACTTCAATAAGCCCGAAAGATATCCAGTACATGGATGTTTCGCCTAAACAGATTATATCCGTTTCGGCTTCTCTAATTCCCTTCCTTGAACATGATGACGCTAACCGTGCCCTCATGGGCTCTAACATGCAGCGTCAGGCTGTTCCTTTAGTTTTCCCCGAACCTCCGCGAGTCGGAACCGGTATGGAAAAAAAGTGTGCCTATGATTCGGGCGTTTTGATTAAGGCAAAAAGATCGGGAAAGGTTGAGTTTGTTTCTTCCGATACGATTATCATAGCCCCCGAAAAGGGAAAAAATAAAGAAGATAAGGATGAGTACACTCTCTTAAAATATCAAAGGACGAACCAAGAAACCTGTTACCATCAGCGCCCCATCGTCAATGTAGGCGATACGGTCAAGGCAGGCCAGCCCATAGCTGACGGTCCTGCAACCTATAACGGAGAATTGGCCCTAGGCCGAAACATCCTCGTAGGCTTCGTTCCTTGGAACGGCTATAACTACGAAGACGCTATCTTAATTTCACGCAGGGTCGTAAAAGAAGATATGTTTACTTCTATCCATATAAAAGAGCTTTCAACCGATGTTCGGGAAACAAAGCTGGGTGCCGAAAAGATGACCTGCGATATTCCGAACAAGTCCGAAAAGAGCTTGGACGACCTCGACAGCGAAGGTATTATCCGCATAGGCTCTAAGGTAAAGCCCGGCGATATCCTTGTCGGAAAGGTTACTCCTAAGAGCGAAAGCGATACAACCCCCGAATTTAAGCTCCTTAATTCTATCTTCGGTGAAAAGGCTAAGGAAGTGCGGGATACCTCTCTGCGTGTTCCCCACGGAACCGAGGGCACGGTTATCGATGTTCAGCGCTTAAAGAGGGATCAGGGAGATGACTTGAGTCCCGGTGTAGATGAAGTTGTAAAGGTCTTAATCGCTACAAAGCGAAAACTCCGCGAGGGAGATAAAATGGCAGGCCGCCACGGAAACAAGGGTCTTGTAGCCAGAATTCTCCCCGAAGAAGATATGCCCTACATGGAAGACGGAACACCGCTTGATATTTGTCTAAACCCGCTCGGTGTTCCTTCTCGAATGAATATCGGCCAGATTTTGGAATCGGAGCTGGGACTTGCAGGATTAAAATTGAATGAGTGGTACGAGTCTCCGGTTTTTGAATCTCCCAGTATGGAACAGATTGAAGCGAAGCTTAAAGAAGCCGGCTATCCTACCAGCTCTAAGGTAAAACTCCGTGACGGCTTAACCGGCCGCCTCTTTGAAAACGAGGTATTTGTCGGGGTTATCTACTTCTTAAAGCTGGCTCACTTGGTAGACGATAAGATGCACGCCCGGTCAACAGGCCCCTATTCTCTTGTTACCCAGCAGCCCTTGGGCGGTAAGGCTCAATTCGGCGGTCAGCGCTTGGGAGAAATGGAAGTTTGGGCACTTGAGGCTTACGGTGCAGCCAACACATTGCAGGAGCTTATCACAATCAAGTCCGACGATATGCACGGACGATCTAAAATATATGAATCCATCGTTAAGGGCGAGCCTTCAAGCTCTGCCGGTATCCCCGAATCCTTTAACGTATTGGTACAGGAATTAAGAGGTTTAGCTCTCGACTTTACAATCTATGATGCAAAGGGTCAGCAGATTCCTTTAACCGAAAGGGATGAAGAGCTAATTAAACGCGAAAAAACAAGTACTAACTTTTAA
- a CDS encoding ABC transporter permease, with protein sequence MVDKDFYLNKRYLRLLGNSLEYATARLAWQVSLVVSIIFAFSSYNFKTGEIGLVPGIVFIVYFIGSFLQYIVCKKIKKDFTKNGKVLSKTMKCGYLFIPFILTGNFLLSNAGFMLIKREKSIEYCLAVYSFLITFVVVVISLLNLAKEYISNFFFIGIGILLLLALFNIVTILLSSKISSGNLGRFTVPFAIILILSSATGNLFSFILGIMILFKKFHKNSAASIGWIDVLKRIFRNYVSVVGLFFIVFLMSISICSYLTFDYAYAVENNYSTIQQIPSLQFPFGTDDYGRCLFTRIVFGARISLTVGIISTGIPIIIGCFLGAISGYYGKNVDNVIMRLLDILYATPGILLAIAIIAAFGSNTFNLIMALSVAYIPIYARTMRATVLTISNQEFVEASRACGARDLRIIFKHIIPNSLAPIIVRATLSIGAAVLSTSALSFLGLGVEPHIPEWGNILKAGSSFLETSPHIAIFPGIAIILIVLAFNYFGDGLRDALDPKLK encoded by the coding sequence GTGGTCGATAAAGATTTCTATTTAAATAAAAGATATTTGAGGCTTTTAGGGAACAGTCTCGAATATGCAACAGCAAGACTTGCATGGCAGGTTTCGTTAGTTGTATCTATTATATTTGCTTTTTCTTCATATAATTTTAAAACAGGAGAAATTGGGCTTGTGCCGGGTATAGTTTTTATAGTATATTTTATTGGTTCGTTTTTACAATATATAGTTTGTAAAAAAATAAAAAAAGATTTTACTAAAAATGGGAAAGTTTTGAGTAAAACCATGAAATGCGGTTATCTTTTTATCCCCTTTATACTTACAGGTAATTTTTTATTATCTAATGCCGGTTTTATGCTTATAAAAAGAGAAAAAAGTATTGAATATTGTTTAGCAGTATATTCTTTTTTAATAACATTTGTTGTTGTAGTAATATCTCTTTTGAATTTGGCTAAAGAATATATTTCAAACTTTTTTTTTATAGGTATTGGTATACTTTTATTACTAGCATTATTTAATATTGTTACTATCTTATTGTCTTCAAAAATAAGTTCAGGTAATTTGGGTAGATTTACAGTTCCATTTGCGATAATTTTAATACTTTCTTCAGCTACAGGTAATTTATTTTCATTTATATTAGGTATTATGATACTGTTCAAAAAATTTCACAAAAATTCTGCAGCTAGTATAGGCTGGATAGATGTTTTAAAACGAATTTTTAGAAATTATGTATCAGTTGTAGGTTTGTTTTTTATAGTTTTTTTGATGTCCATATCAATATGCAGCTATCTTACATTTGATTATGCTTATGCAGTAGAGAATAATTATAGCACAATACAGCAAATTCCAAGTTTACAATTTCCATTTGGAACGGATGACTATGGAAGGTGTTTATTTACTAGAATTGTATTCGGCGCCAGAATCTCTCTTACAGTCGGTATAATATCTACAGGAATTCCTATTATAATCGGTTGCTTCCTTGGTGCCATATCGGGCTATTATGGGAAAAATGTAGATAATGTAATTATGAGATTACTGGATATACTTTATGCAACGCCGGGGATATTACTTGCCATTGCTATAATCGCTGCGTTTGGTTCTAATACATTCAATTTAATAATGGCTTTGTCGGTTGCATATATACCAATATATGCTCGAACAATGAGGGCTACGGTATTGACAATTTCCAATCAAGAATTTGTTGAAGCGTCAAGAGCTTGTGGAGCAAGAGATCTTAGGATAATATTTAAACATATTATTCCAAATTCACTTGCTCCTATAATAGTAAGGGCTACTTTGTCGATAGGTGCAGCAGTTCTTTCAACAAGTGCTCTTAGTTTTTTAGGGCTGGGCGTAGAGCCTCATATTCCTGAATGGGGTAATATATTAAAGGCCGGAAGCAGTTTTTTGGAAACTAGTCCGCATATAGCAATTTTTCCCGGGATAGCAATAATACTGATTGTTTTAGCATTTAATTATTTTGGTGATGGTCTTAGGGATGCTTTAGATCCTAAATTAAAATAG